The Pseudophryne corroboree isolate aPseCor3 chromosome 3 unlocalized genomic scaffold, aPseCor3.hap2 SUPER_3_unloc_41, whole genome shotgun sequence DNA segment tgactgctgggaatggggcatttttcagtaacaccaggggatgtgtctgggtgatgactggagaggtgactcctgggaatggtaccttatacagtaacaccagaggacgtgtctgggtgatgactgtatcactctgtgtcaggttcctataaggtgtcatgatgtcactgtctatgtctccatgcaggagggggagtatatagaggaacacaggggtctgtacaaggacgtgatgatggagaatcaccggcccctcacatctctggataagaggagactgtcatgtattgtacaggggagagcaggtatgggggccccctatatacacacatcatctgataatcacatatatacactgtactcagtcactgtgtgtctcctacagaaggACCCAGTAACCGAGATAtctcagagagatgtccccgtcctctgtatacccaggactgtacagaggagtatcacaggatcccacaggaggatcaggtaggtgggctatagggtctccccaataaaccaaagtgactgtcactatatttgtgtagaggagctgtgtgtcattatatttgtcttgtttacatagggtgaagcccaattaaataatattaaaatcaaagatacagagggagaagaagagacgtatgtgactgatataaaggcagaagatatagagggagaagaagagacgtatgtgactgatataaaggcaaaagacatagatggagaagaagagacatatgtgactgatataaaggcagaagatatagagggagaataagagacgtatgtgactgatataaaggcagaagatatagagggagaagaagagacgtatgtgactgatataaaggcagaagatatagagggagaagaagagacgtatgtgactgatataaaggcagaagatatagatggagaagaagagacgtatgtgactgatatgaaagcagaagat contains these protein-coding regions:
- the LOC134984241 gene encoding oocyte zinc finger protein XlCOF29-like isoform X3, whose amino-acid sequence is MDKDRSHRTERIINITLEIIYLLTGEDYTVVKKTSNECEILNSHPCVSGGLSRTQSHIPVPPPDSLIHERPNDQKILELTNKIIQLLTGEEGEYIEEHRGLYKDVMMENHRPLTSLDKRRLSCIVQGRAEGPSNRDISERCPRPLYTQDCTEEYHRIPQEDQGEAQLNNIKIKDTEGEEETYVTDIKAEDIEGEEETYVTDIKAKDIDGEEETYVTDIKAEDIEGE
- the LOC134984241 gene encoding oocyte zinc finger protein XlCOF7.1-like isoform X1 yields the protein MCNMFYVLYLFQRTPAVRNGVFITHHTFCILSNSSRMDKDRSHRTERIINITLEIIYLLTGEDYTVVKKTSNECEILNSHPCVSGGLSRTQSHIPVPPPDSLIHERPNDQKILELTNKIIQLLTGEEGEYIEEHRGLYKDVMMENHRPLTSLDKRRLSCIVQGRAEGPSNRDISERCPRPLYTQDCTEEYHRIPQEDQGEAQLNNIKIKDTEGEEETYVTDIKAEDIEGEEETYVTDIKAKDIDGEEETYVTDIKAEDIEGE